TAGCAAACAGATGAACTTTTTAGGCAATAATTAGCCTAGGAACTTGTGCCCATGTAGGTTTGCCTCTCCGTATAGCAAATAGATATTCTGAAAAAGTGTAAATTGATTTGCACGACTCGGTCTTTGCACCAGGGAGTCGTACTCGATCTAGTCTGATTGGACTATTCTGCCTTCAGATAGAAAAATACCAACACCATACGCCTTGGATTTGCCTGCTACCACCACTGTGAATTTCCTCCGGACTTGTGCGTATCCACAGCCACACGTAGCAGATAATCTCGCGTGTGTGTTTTGTTCTGTTTCCGGGTCAAAGTACTACTCTTTGGATTTGACTCGGTCTTCACCTTTAGGAAAAGGTGTGACTGATTCCCTCGGGCCTTGGAGCCACACGCGGCTGCAGCGAGTTTTTTCCTTCGATCCGAAAAGTGAGACGCTTTCGATGGGTTTCTGCAATGGCGCGAAAGGAATCTCCTGTTGGTTTTGGCGACCTTCGTAAGCAGCAGAATTCGATCCAGACGGATCACCTGGTTACGTGCGGCCACGTGCGTAACCCTAAATTTCTCATCTCTGATCTTGCACTACCAGCTCTGAAGTTAATCATGACACCGTTCACAAAACGACGAATTTACCGGCTCTGTCCAAGGCTGTCTCACATCGGGTTATCCTGCACGCTTTTCCGTACAGATGCTTTCTCATCTAACATATTGCAAGCTTCTCGATCCTGGAagaagatccctccaagaactcaacaccaccgtgagcaggccccacggtgggcgccaactgtcatggaattgtcacggcagatgtccttagtgtcaggacttagtcgcgaggccagcgcatctatgtggtagcttgagaggggttgggcggaatcgagagacgcaacacaagacaaggatttagacagcttcgggccccgggaaacatcatccggtaatagccctacatgttgtttgtggctagatctcattatgctcatgagagagtcgccggtaagccggctctttgtgtctagccctagagattgtttcttgttgcttgtccctctttgggaaGCCCtgtccctccttatataagttagaggggcgggttacatgtggagtcctagtaggactaggactagtctatcttttcttacaagttgaatacaagtccgggtcttgcttcctcgtaaaggaaatattcgtcatccctttcttcttaagccggcccatcataaacgtgagccggccttctcggccttgggccttgtcttctatctgacccgccatcggggccatccatgagtcgtcaggctcgtgagtcgtcagtcctccggcgggtcatcggtgaagcgccaagtccggccgggtcatacttccggctgggtcataccgcggggtatatccccgacacttaCCCTATTCGCCACCTTTCCGTAAAGGGGCTCCCACTCGTGGATGGATATGTGTTTGTCCGAGATCGGGAGGCCCAGGTACTTAATTGGAAAGCTCCCAAGCTTGCAATTAAGGAGATTGGCCACACGGGCCGCCTCCGGGCCAGCCATCCCAATGGCGATAACCTCACTTTTGAGGAAGTTAATCTTGAGGCCCGAAATTACTCCGAAAGTGAGGAGAATGAGCTTGATGGAAGCAATGCTATGGTCATCGGGCTCAAAAGCAGCATCGTGTCGTCCGTATATTGGAGGTGTGAGACACCACCTGGGATGAGGTGGTTGATCACTCCGCGAATATGCCCGGCACCCTTGGCCTTGTCGATCGTGGCCGAGAGGGCGTCCGCAACCAGGTTAAAGATCAAGGGAATATACATGGAACGACGGAAATCACAAACAAAGAAAGAATCTCACGGAATGCATGGATGGAAATTGCAGGGTCATGCCGAATACCTTAGTTGTTGTTGATAATTGCCCCAGATCCCATTATTTCGATGCAGATGTGATatggggagagggagggagagagagagagagagagagagagatatatTTGGATGGCATTGTTCCAGGAAAGGCTGCGCCATAAAAATCGGGACGTCCGGCCAACAACTAATCGGGTTCAAGATTAGTTACGTTTTACTGTGCCCAACCTGTTTAGGAATGCACGAATCTGAAAGAATCTAACGGCAATAGAGATGGAGGTAACTATCACCTAATGGTAGGATGTATTTTCCATATGCAATACTTTTTTAATCTGATCAATCCTTAAACATAAGGTTACACTGAGGGTGTGTTTGATAGCAAAGTATTATATAAACCAAAGTATCAAAAACTATAGTATTTTTTGTCTGTAGGTATGAGATACCATAGTTTTATCAAAACACAATATTTTGAAGTATTCACAATACATAGAACATGTTTGGTTGTTACTGCACAACGCTGTAAATTTTGCTGGCTAGCCGTTGTGTTCAAACAATCAGCAGCTACCTAACCGTTGTGTTATCTCCCAGTACAAGCACAAGCACACGCACCTAGCCGGCTGTTTGAATACTAGTATTTCTGTTGCGTTTTTGTAGCTAGCTAACTAGCTATCCCTTATCATCTCCGTGCATAACAACCGAAGCTGAACAACCTCTCAATCATCATATAGACAACGGGGGAAAGCGAAAATTTCCCATGTCAGATTTTTTGCCAACGCTGATGAAACAAAAACAGTGTGTTCAAGTACTGCAGCCGCAGGTAACGAACAACTACGAGACCTCAGCTCAGACAATTTGTACTTGCACACATGGGTGCAGGGGCGGATCTGGAGCTAATCTTACCCTGATGCACTACTTAACCATGGCATAAATTTTGCAAGCAACCGATGCATTAAATAAAGGTGTATTTCATAGCTTGTAATACGCATTACCGAACATAATAGAAGTCAAATTGTAAAAAGTTAAAaacaaaatgcaacattcaaactGTTTAATGTAATGCCAAAtcaaacaaaaaaaattacttgaaAAGCATGTCTTGCATTCTGAAATTCGAAAACACATCATCGGACACAATGGTTTATTAACCTACAATAACAAAACTAGAATTAAAATTTTGAGTagaatatactccctccgtcccaaaattcttgtcttagatttgtctagatatggatgtatctaacactaaaacgtaactagatacatccgtatttagacaaatctaagacaagaattttgagacggagggagtaataaaaTGCCAAAATCAAAGTACTTAAATTTGCTAAAATGTTATAAATTACCTTTAGTACATTCTCTTCCTTCGAGCCATGAAATACTCAACCACTTGATCATTGGTGACCTTTTTCATTTCTTCCTTCTCCACATAACAAATAACATCATCACTCAAGCTGTCATCGTTGAGGCGATTGCGCAAGCAAGTTTTGACCAATTTCATTGCTGAGAAACACCTCTCAACTGTAGCAGTAGCAATAGGCAACACAATTACTAATTTCAACAACCGATAGAACAAAGGGTACATAATATGCCTCCTCGTCTGCACCATTTTTTTTGAAAGCTCGGTGATTGTTGCTATGTTGGAAAAACTATCATCTGTGCGCACATCAGCAATATAGAGCCGTAGATCCTTATCAAGATCCCTCAAATCCCCGGAATCAAAATCCTGAGGGTATAAGTTAGCCAAACTCATAAGATTCTCCAAATTGAAATCACAAAATGAGTCTCTTGGACTCAAAGCTGCTGACCAAACAAGCAAGTTAGAGGATGTCTCACTGAACCTATTGTCAAGCTCTTGAACTAGCCAATCAAAAACATCGTTGAAGCAATCAACTTGATAGTGATGTTTGTTGGTAATTCCAGTTATCTGCCTTCTCTTTTTTGGATTCACATATGCTTCTTCCATGTCAAACTCTATAATATCATGTTTCTCACAAAACACATGAACTTCACCTACCAAAGTGTCCCATCCATTTTCTCTAAGTTCATCCAGAACTGTTCTAGTTGACTGGACACATTTCATGGCATTCACTATGTCTTGATCCTTCCGTTGCAATGCTAATGACAATGTATTGGTAGTAGTGAGGATTGTCAACATGAGATGCAAATAGAAGACAAAGTCAAAGATTGAAAGTACATTAGAAGACCAATTGCTTGGTCTCTATTTGTTCTATCGGTgtcttcttcttcaacaaatTCAAGAACTTTAATAACTGACCTGAACATGGCAACCAAACTCTTAAGTGTTTTAGCATGTGAACCCCAACGAGTGTCTCCGGGTCTTTGAAGGCATTGCTCTTGATTTAGACCTGTTCCCGTTGTAAGCTGCCCACACCCTAAAGCCCTGCTGATTTCTTCAAGATTTATATCTCTAATCATGTCCCTTCGCTTGGAAGAACCACCCACAACATTTAACAAGGTAGAAATCATACTGAAGAAATTActaactcctttatgctttcttaCAACAGCCACAACAACTAACTGAAGTTGATGAGCAAAGCAATGAACATAATAAGCTGTGCTACTTTCTCTCATGATCAATGATTTGAGACCATTGAACTCACCTCGCATGTTACTAGCACCGTCATATCCTTGTCCTCTAACTTGATTGTAGCTCAGCTTATATTTTGCAAAAAGAGAATCAATTGAACTCTTGAGGTATGAAGAAGTTGTTTCTTTCACATGAACAAGACCAACAAAACTTTCTTTAGAATCTCCAGAACTATCAACATACCTCAAGGCCACAGCCATTTGTTCTTTGCAAGAGACATCTCTAGACTCATCAACAAGCAAGCAAAACACATTATTGTGAACTTCTTTGAGAATAGATTGGACTATCACATGCGCAAAACCTTCAGAAATATCTTTCTGGACTTGAGGAGCAACCATAAGAGCATTTTGTGCAGCATCTTTTCCCATAGCCTTGCCAACAACTGGATCATGCTCAGCTAAGAAGTCACGAACTTCCAAGAAATTCCCTTTATTATGCGAGTTCTTTGACTCATCATGGCCGCGGAAAGGCAACCCTTGCTTTAACAGTAGTCTAGCTGTGTCAATTGATGCATTTAGTCGAGTAAAATATGCAACCTTCGAAGCTTGATCATGGACTTGCATAGCAACATCAATGTGTTGATCTCTTTTTAGTAAAGCAGTACATTTTTTCATTGCTTGATCATGGACGCTACCTGGCTCACCAACATGATCTTTTAGCCTTGTTGGAATGCTCCAAGTATCCCAACCATTCAGAACAAATGCCTCATACCCAGCTTCTTTCTTGTGGCTGCGATCCCTAAATAAAAAACAACAAAAGCAATATGCCTTTTTCTTCTCTTCGCTGTATTCAAGCCAACTTCCATGATCTTTATACCATTCAGGATTGAATCTTCTCCTCTTAGCCCCAAAACTTGAATATGGAAAATCAACATCCTTTGGCTGACAAGGTCCATTAAGCAAGTATTTTCTTCTTACCAGATCTTTCAAATTTGGATGATAATGTTCTATCAGTTTCCTCTTGCCTGGGTCATATTGAATCTCCTCCTCCCAATTTATGTCTTCTGGAGTAACTTGTGATGTGGCCTTTCTTTTGAGAAGAAACTTATCCATATTATCTGCATTGAACAAATAAATTACAAATAAGATATCTAAAAGTTTGAATCCAATGAAGTATGCGTAATTACAAGTTAAACAATAGCTATTGCCCAACGTTTTGCCAAAACATATACATGAATGATACATTCAAATATATTTAAATAAGATTCAATCTACTTGCAACAATTTCATACATATAATACGGGACCATAatctagaaaaaaattgaaaagcacATTGCTACTCATATTgtaagagaagaagaagagaaaattaCGACGACGCCGGTGCCGGCTGCCGTAGCTGTGCGGACGTTCGGATGATCGGATCAACCAAGAAGAGAGGAACGGATCTGTCCTGCCGGCTGCCACAAATCGTCAATTCATCAGGACTAGGGAACATATCAATTCCAACCTTTAAATCTGTAGATAGATTAGCTACAGCCTACAGACTACAGTAGTACAGTAGAAGACTAGAAGTATTAGCTAGATTTTGCCTCTTGGttcgccggccgccgccggccgccgctgcACAAGTTCTCAATCTGCGGAGTCGCCGAGTCGGGATAGATTAGGAGATGAGGAGACATGGTTGTTTTAGTCAGATCGGTTGTTTTGTTCGCTACAGCCTACAGGGGACACCAGATGGATCGTTCATTGTGCTCGATGGGCTGCTGGAATCGGACCTAAGGAGGCCTGATGCGCCTGGTATGATGGGCCCTGTAGCACACTTTTCGGCCCACCCTGTTGCCCTGAGCTAAATACCTGATATTTAGTACGTAAAATGAAATCGGACCCTGTAGCCTGTGCTACAGGGTTGGCCCATTGGGCTCCGCCCCTACATGGGTGCCTACTTCCTATGCAGACTTCTTTTTGGCTGCTCTGTTTTTTAAAAAGAGGTCTGAGGTTCTTTTTTTTATGCTTAGAAAAAACTGCAGTTTGGCCAATACTACAGTATTAAAATCACAGCTGTTAGAGGCAACCAAACAGGTCATTGTAAATAAAACTGTGGTAATCTTAAAAACTGTAGTATTTTTAAAATACTTAGAAAATACTTTGCTATCAAACGGGGCCTGAGTATTTCTTTTTGGACCATGAAATTTTTATGTACCCTAACACATATCGATATATTTTTAATTGCAACGACACTCTTGAGGCGGAGTTACATGCTATCATGCAAGGTATGACATTGGCATTGCAACATATTGATTATCCTGTTATTGTCCAATCGGACTCCTCGGAAGCATTGTTAGCTTTGTCCGGTGAAGGCCTCTCGAGATCGGCATATGGTCATTTggtggcagagaaa
This genomic window from Aegilops tauschii subsp. strangulata cultivar AL8/78 chromosome 4, Aet v6.0, whole genome shotgun sequence contains:
- the LOC109764606 gene encoding uncharacterized protein, producing the protein MDKFLLKRKATSQVTPEDINWEEEIQYDPGKRKLIEHYHPNLKDLVRRKYLLNGPCQPKDVDFPYSSFGAKRRRFNPEWYKDHGSWLEYSEEKKKAYCFCCFLFRDRSHKKEAGYEAFVLNGWDTWSIPTRLKDHVGEPGSVHDQAMKKCTALLKRDQHIDVAMQVHDQASKVAYFTRLNASIDTARLLLKQGLPFRGHDESKNSHNKGNFLEVRDFLAEHDPVVGKAMGKDAAQNALMVAPQVQKDISEGFAHVIVQSILKEVHNNVFCLLVDESRDVSCKEQMAVALRYVDSSGDSKESFVGLVHVKETTSSYLKSSIDSLFAKYKLSYNQVRGQGYDGASNMRALQRKDQDIVNAMKCVQSTRTVLDELRENGWDTLVGEVHVFCEKHDIIEFDMEEAYVNPKKRRQITGITNKHHYQVDCFNDVFDWLVQELDNRFSETSSNLLVWSAALSPRDSFCDFNLENLMSLANLYPQDFDSGDLRDLDKDLRLYIADVRTDDSFSNIATITELSKKMVQTRRHIMYPLFYRLLKLVIVLPIATATVERCFSAMKLVKTCLRNRLNDDSLSDDVICYVEKEEMKKVTNDQVVEYFMARRKRMY